A segment of the Pseudanabaena sp. BC1403 genome:
CTAATAAGCCTATTTTTACGGCGGGAAATGTACGGTACTGGACTCCTTCTTCGGCAAGTAGTTGCTCATCTGCTTCTAACTTGTCAGCTAGGAGTGTTATATAACCTGCTAACGATTCGTTATGACGAATGATCCAACATTGACTCAATTGTGCATCAACTTCTCTTTGAATCCGTCCCTGTTTCCAGTAAGTGACAAATTCTCCTCGAACGCACCGAAAACCTTGACCTAATGATCTTAAGTCAGCATTTATCTGTTCTACTTCAGCTTCAGAAAAGTCTATGCCAGAAAACTTAGGTGTTGGCGGCATGGGTTATTTTGCGATTCTTGCGACGTTCGGCAATTCGTTTTGCTGTAGCGATCGCTGCTTCGTTAGATATGCTGCCACCAGTTTTAATTGCTAGGGCTAGTTTTTTCGCTTCGCTACCTACTACTGGTTTAGATAGGGTGTAAAAAGGGTATTTCATGTCTTCTCTAACCGTTGCTTATTCTAACTTTAGCATAATTAAGCAATAACACGATCGCCCAACCATCCACAAAAAACACGATCGCCCAATCCCTCACAAAACACGATCGCCCAACCATCCACAAAAAACACGATCGCCCAACCACTC
Coding sequences within it:
- a CDS encoding GNAT family N-acetyltransferase encodes the protein MPPTPKFSGIDFSEAEVEQINADLRSLGQGFRCVRGEFVTYWKQGRIQREVDAQLSQCWIIRHNESLAGYITLLADKLEADEQLLAEEGVQYRTFPAVKIGLLAADQRAKGAGRRLVEWALEYVATELVITLGIRFMTVDALYDTDPETPYDASGFYEQFGFRFVNSEEELPPSVPYRTMYFDLKSLIDLINES